In the genome of Monodelphis domestica isolate mMonDom1 chromosome 2, mMonDom1.pri, whole genome shotgun sequence, one region contains:
- the LOC100027581 gene encoding zinc finger protein 706 has translation MARGQQKIQSQQKNAKKQAGQKKKQGHDQKAAAKAALIYTCTVCGTQMPDPKTFKQHFESKHPKTPLPPELADVQA, from the coding sequence ATGGCTCGTGGACAGCAGAAGATTCAGTCTCAGCAGAAAAATGCCAAAAAACAAGctggacaaaaaaagaaacaaggacaTGATCAGAAGGCTGCTGCTAAGGCTGCCTTGATATATACCTGCACTGTCTGTGGGACACAAATGCCGGACCCCAAGACCTTCAAACAGCACTTTGAGAGCAAACATCCTAAAACTCCACTTCCTCCAGAATTGGCTGATGTTCAGGCATAA